The following is a genomic window from Synechococcus sp. JA-2-3B'a(2-13).
TTGCGAACGAGCCTCATCATAAGGTTGGGCAGCAGCCACCCCCTTCTGCTGGACTTTTGCCCAATCTTCAAGGGCAGCACGCAGGTTGGCCAGTTCGCTTTGCAGTTGCTGTAGGTCTGAAGGAGTGATTTCGTTTTGCTTCTGTCGATTTTCGAGGTGCTGCAGAAGCTGGATTTTGGCTTTGGCCTCGCTTCCAGATAGAGCAGAAGCCACATAGCCCGTCATCCCCGTGGCCAAACCTGCTGCTCCTGCCTGCCACAGGGATCCTCCCGCCCCAAGGCCGCCAATAGCCACCGTAACTCCAGCCAACGCGGGAAAGGCAGTTATCCAAAGCTGGCGGCAGGAGAAAGGCAACATCATCGACCCCAGGGTGGAAGAGGAGATTGTCTTGAAGATTGTTTTGACCATAGGTAATGTTTGGGTAGGTTTTCTCTCACTCACAACTCCTCTTTTTTTAAGGAGAAAGGGGAGCTAGAACCAACACAAAGAACAAAGAACGCCTTAGAGACAATTTTACTGCACTATTTCACTGCACTTCATCACTGCACTTCAAGATGACTCTGGTGTACTGCTGAGGTTACAGTTCTTTACGCCATCCCTCCAGTATGGCCACAACTACAAGTCAATCGCCACTCTAAACCTGCAAGAGCCACTTCAGCTAGAAATTGCAGGAGCCCCGCACTGTACCCGTAGGGTCGGTGTCGGGAGGAATGCTATAATAATACTGCGGACACCAGAAACGGTTGTTTAAGGCACTGGTAACGGTCGATTGGGGGTGCTGTAAACCACCCCAGAGGCTCGTGGTTGGCTTGCTAACTGCAGGGCTACTAAAAGCCCGCTCCGTACCGCCTAGCGGTTGATGTCGGGTAGTTTACGCTCATCCTGACCGGCTTTCTTGGCAGCGACGCCCAAGGACATCTGCTTTGACATGCTCGATAGGACTCCGTCCCGCTGACGCGAAAGGACCCCGTCTCGCTGCCGCAGTGGATCCCAGGGCTTGGAGCCTTGAGGAGAAAGTGGGGCAACTGTTTCTGGTTTATTTTGAGGGAGCTGAGTTTTCCTCCGCTCTCGAGGAGATGATCCGGGACTACCACGTGGGCGGGCTGATCTTCTATTCGATTGCCGGCAACATTCAAACGTTGCCTCAGGTGGCCCAGCTCATTGCCGCGGCTCAGGCACAAGCCCTTGTCCCCCTGTGGATAGCCATTGATCAAGAGGGGGGGCCGGTGGTGCGCCTTACCGAGGGGGTGACGGTGTTCCCCAGCGCCATGGCAGTGGCAGCAGCGGGATCCCTGGCAAAGGCGGAAGCTATGGCCCGTGCGGTGGGAACGGAGCTGAAAAGTTTGGGGTTTAACCTCAACTTCGCCCCTGTTGTGGACGTGAACAGCAACCCCCACAACCCCATCATCGGCATCCGAGCCTTTGGGTCAGACCCGAAACAGGTGACAGATTACGGCCTCGCTCTGTGGCGCGGCTATCGGCAAGCCGGGATCCTCTGCACGCCCAAACATTTTCCCGGTCATGGGGACACCGATATCGATTCCCACCTGGGGTTGCCGCGGGTGGATCGTCCCCTGGAGGCGCTACAAACCACGGAATTGCGCCCGTTTCAGGCTTTGATCCAGGCAGGGGCAGAGGCGGTGATGACGGCGCATGTAGTGATGCCGGCTCTGGGATCCGTGCGACCGGCAACGCTGGCCCCTGAGGTGGTGTCGGGCTGGCTGCGGCAGAGGCTGGGTTTCCAGGGTCTCGTCCTGACAGATTCCCTGACCATGGGGGCCATTGCCCGCACCTACGGCATTCCCGAAGCGGCAGAACTGGCCTTTAGGGCAGGGGCCGATGTGCTGGTGTTTGGGGCAGATCCCGGCTTTAGCCCGGCCATCCAAAAAGAAGCCTATGCCCATCTGCTGCGGGAGTTCCGTGCCGGTCGTTTGTCGGTTGAGCAGTTGGATCGGTCAGTGGAGCGAATTTTGACCTTGAAGCGGCGCTACGGATTGGGATCCCCCTGCCCCCCTTTCCCCCCTGCCGGCTTGGAAAACCACCGGGCACTGGCCCGCCAAATCGCCCAAGACAGCATCACCCTAGTACGGGGATCCCTGCCTCCCTTGGCCCCTGACCCGCTGCTTATCACCCCTGTACCTTTGTTGGGGGAGCTGCTGCAAAAAGCCTGTCCCGCTGCCCAAGTGTTCTCCATCCCTCTGGATCCCACCCCCGAACAGCAGCGGATTGCCCAAGAAGGGGCTCAAAGGGCTGCGCAGGTGCTGGTGGGATCCCTGGAGACGTGGCGGCATCCGGCGCAGAGGTTGCTGCTGGGATCCCTTCCGCCGGAAAAGGTGATTGGGTTGGCTTTGGGATCCCCCTACGACGCCTTTGCCCTGCCCCAGATCCCGGTCTATTTGGCCTGCTACGGCACTACCCCCGTCTCTCTACAGGCGTTGCTGCAGGTGTTGTTGGGACAGATCCCGGCCCAGGGTCGCTTGCCGGTTGGATCCCACTTGGAGGGATCCTGGTCGCGTTAGCGGAGCTGATACATTTACGCTGAACACTGCTGAACATCACTGTTCAACTATGCAGCGATAGCATTCTGTTTGTTTCCAACCAGAATGGCGGTATCCCGCAAAGCTTTGAGTAGAATACCCAAAGCGCAGTTTCCGTGTCGTCTTACTACCAATTTTCTGCTTTGCTTTGGCTACCATGTTGGCAGACTCGAAAGTAAACAGAAAGATCAACTGGTAGTAATCCGTACTGAACATATTATACATTATTTTCAGTATAGTTGAGCTTATTATTGACTAGAGTCATGCTCCATAGCAGATCCCCTAGCTGCTGAGGTTGCTGAAATTGCACCGCGTCAGGGTCGGCACCGTTCGCCTCACCAAGCCCGTCAGCACGTTGCCGGGGCCGATTTCCCACACCTCTTGGATGCCGTCGGCGGCCATCTGCAACACGGTTTCTCGCCAGCGGACAGGGGCAGTCATCTGGGCCAGCAGCGCCTGCTTAAGGGCTTGCGGATCCCGGCTGGCGGTGGCAGTGCAGTTGCTGTAGACGGGCACTCGCGGCGGCTGAAAGTCAACAGCACGCAAGGTGTGGGCAAACTCCTCGGCAGCAGCCTGCATAAAGGGCGAGTGAAAGGCGCCGCTCACCTTGAGGGGAACGGTGCGCTTGGCCTGCAACTGCTCGCAGACGGCCCGCACCCCCTCCACTGAGCCGCTGATCACCACCTGATCCGGGCTGTTGTCGTTGGCAAGGGTGACGTCGGGGATCATCTGGCACAGGTGCTCCAGCTTGTCGCGGTCAAACCCCATCACTGCCGCCATGCTGCCCGGGGGATCCCCTGCGGCTTCCATCAGTTGGCCCCGCAGCGCCACCAGCCGTAGGCCGGTTTCGAAATCAAACACGCCGGCAGCGTAGAGGGCGCTGTATTCGCCCAGACTGTGGCCGGCAGTGCAGGCAGGAGCCTGTCCCTGGGCGTAGAGATAGTCCGTCAACAGGGCCGATACGGTGAACAAAGCCGGTTGTGTGTAGCCGGTCTGGTGGATCTGGTCTTCCGACAGAGCTAAGGGATCCCATCCCAACATCTCACGGGCCAAAGCCAACTTCTGGCCTGCTCCCTGCCAGTTCCGCAAGTCCCTTCCCATGCCCACCGCTTGGGATCCCTGGCCGGGATAGATCCAGGCAACGGTCATCAATTCATTTCCCCCAACGAAACACAATCGCCCCCCAGGTAAGGCCGGCGCCAAAGCCCGCCATCACCCCCAGATCGCCGGCGCCAAAGCGTCCCTGCTCGATCCAAGTGGCCAAGGCAATCGGCACCGAAGCGCCCGAGGTGTTGCCGTAATGCTCTAAGACGCTGGCCACCCGCTGCGGATCCAGCTGCAGGCGCTTGGCTACCGCATCGAGAATGCGCTGGTTGGCCTGATGAATAAAATATCCCTGCACCGCCTCCGCCGGGATCCCGGCCCGAAAGAGAGCCTTCTCGATGATCTCCGGCACCGCCTGGACGGCAAACTTGTACACCTCGCGGCCATTCATGGTGATGGGGCAGCAGCGATACTGCCCCACCTGCAGGGATCCCACCAGGGGCTTGGCCTCTGTAGCCATGGACAAGCTGAGTAGCTCGCTGCCACTGCCATCGCTGCGCAGCTCAATGCTGAGGATCCCGCCGGTTTCCCCCGCCTCTAGAACCACCGCCCCGGCCCCATCTCCAAACAAGACACAGGTGGTGCGATCTGCCCAGTCCACCGTACGGGAGAGCACATCCGCCGCCACCACCAAGGCCCGCCGATACAGCCCGGTTTGCAAAAACTGCGCTGCCGTGGCCACTGCAAAGACAAAGCCCGTGCAGGCTGCCGTCAGATCAAAAGCCACCGCCCGCGTTGCTCCCAGAGCTGCCTGCACCTGAGGGGCCGAGCCAAACCGATCGACACCGGTGGAAGTGGCCAGCAGGATCAAATCCAGGTCTTGAGGCAAGATCCCGGCCTGAGCCAAAGCGGCCTTGGCTGCCTGGACCGCCAAATCCACCAAGCTCAGCTCAGGGGGCAGAATGCGCCGCTGACGAATGCCGGTGCGGGGCCAGATCCATTCGTCGGAAGTTTCGACGATCTGGCCGAGATCGTCGTTGCTCAGGCAGGGATCCGGCAGGGCAGCCCCTGCCCCCACCAGCCGCACGGTCGGGAGGCTATGGCTGGGCATCTTCCACGGGTTCGGGACAGCGGGAGGAAGTCCTTTCCAGGGATCCCAACGGCAACACTTCCGGGCCAGAGCCAGAGTAGACCTGAAGGGGCCGGGTGCGCCGCCTGGGGTTGGATTCAGGTTCGCGAGGGTCAACCATTTCCGCCTGCAGCCGCTGTAGGATTTTCTGTTCTGCCGCCTCTTTGGCCAGGCGAATGGCGTGGTAGACCATCGGCGCCTTGGAGCTGCCGTGGGTAATCACGCAGATGCCGTTGACGCCGAGCAGCAAAGCACCGCCATACTCCACGTAGTCCATGCGCCGCTTTACCTGCTTGAGGTTGGGCCGGAGCAGCCAGCAGCCCAACTTGCCGCGCCAGCCGCGGGGCAGCTCCTCCCGCAGCACCTGGGTGATCACCTGGCCAACACTTTCGGC
Proteins encoded in this region:
- a CDS encoding glycoside hydrolase family 3 protein; this translates as MGQLFLVYFEGAEFSSALEEMIRDYHVGGLIFYSIAGNIQTLPQVAQLIAAAQAQALVPLWIAIDQEGGPVVRLTEGVTVFPSAMAVAAAGSLAKAEAMARAVGTELKSLGFNLNFAPVVDVNSNPHNPIIGIRAFGSDPKQVTDYGLALWRGYRQAGILCTPKHFPGHGDTDIDSHLGLPRVDRPLEALQTTELRPFQALIQAGAEAVMTAHVVMPALGSVRPATLAPEVVSGWLRQRLGFQGLVLTDSLTMGAIARTYGIPEAAELAFRAGADVLVFGADPGFSPAIQKEAYAHLLREFRAGRLSVEQLDRSVERILTLKRRYGLGSPCPPFPPAGLENHRALARQIAQDSITLVRGSLPPLAPDPLLITPVPLLGELLQKACPAAQVFSIPLDPTPEQQRIAQEGAQRAAQVLVGSLETWRHPAQRLLLGSLPPEKVIGLALGSPYDAFALPQIPVYLACYGTTPVSLQALLQVLLGQIPAQGRLPVGSHLEGSWSR
- the fabD gene encoding ACP S-malonyltransferase, with translation MTVAWIYPGQGSQAVGMGRDLRNWQGAGQKLALAREMLGWDPLALSEDQIHQTGYTQPALFTVSALLTDYLYAQGQAPACTAGHSLGEYSALYAAGVFDFETGLRLVALRGQLMEAAGDPPGSMAAVMGFDRDKLEHLCQMIPDVTLANDNSPDQVVISGSVEGVRAVCEQLQAKRTVPLKVSGAFHSPFMQAAAEEFAHTLRAVDFQPPRVPVYSNCTATASRDPQALKQALLAQMTAPVRWRETVLQMAADGIQEVWEIGPGNVLTGLVRRTVPTLTRCNFSNLSS
- a CDS encoding beta-ketoacyl-ACP synthase III — protein: MPSHSLPTVRLVGAGAALPDPCLSNDDLGQIVETSDEWIWPRTGIRQRRILPPELSLVDLAVQAAKAALAQAGILPQDLDLILLATSTGVDRFGSAPQVQAALGATRAVAFDLTAACTGFVFAVATAAQFLQTGLYRRALVVAADVLSRTVDWADRTTCVLFGDGAGAVVLEAGETGGILSIELRSDGSGSELLSLSMATEAKPLVGSLQVGQYRCCPITMNGREVYKFAVQAVPEIIEKALFRAGIPAEAVQGYFIHQANQRILDAVAKRLQLDPQRVASVLEHYGNTSGASVPIALATWIEQGRFGAGDLGVMAGFGAGLTWGAIVFRWGK